A window of Schistocerca cancellata isolate TAMUIC-IGC-003103 chromosome 1, iqSchCanc2.1, whole genome shotgun sequence genomic DNA:
tctacaactgatcgacgttagagatataggtctatagttctgcacatctattcgacgtcctttcttgaatacggggatgacctgtgcccttttccaatcctttggaacgctacgctcttctagagacctacggtacaccgctgcaagatggggggcaagttccttcgcgtactttgtgtaaaattgaactggtatcccatcaggtccagaggcctttcctcttttgagcgattttaattgtttctctatccctctgtcgtctatttcgatatctaccattttgtcatctgtgcgacaatctagagaaggaactacagtgcaatattcctctgtgaaacaactttggaaaaatacattatttcggcctttagtctgtcatcctctgtttcagtaccattttggtcatagagtgtctggacattttgttttgatccacctaccgctttgacataagaccaaaatttcttaggattttctgccaagtcagtacatagaacttaactttcgaattcattgaacgcctctcgcatttaCTCCTttgcagagcgtaggggaacgacgcgggagacccgcgccgccttactaggcaaggtcctagtggaggtggtttgccattgccttcctccgactgtaaatggggatgaatggtgatgatgaagacacaacaacacccagtcatctcgaggcagattccccgccgggaatcgaacccgggaccccgtgctcgggaagcgagaacgctaccgcgagaccacgagctgcggacagggttcTAATACACAATATTATTTTCTACTCTTTTTGACTGCAAAGCACCATTTTCTTAAACAATCTTCTTTCAATGCGACGGAGTTACGCCATCTTACTAAGAGGGCACGtgtgccctcatggtaccactctagaGGCGGACGTCGTAACCGACGCCCTATTGCGTGAATAACCActctatcatccacgtactgattcCCGCGGACCGATTCCCATAGAGTGCATCCTTTACCGAGCAAACAGGCGATCGTTGGAAGGTGCGAAATCTGGGCTGCAGGTTGGATGATTAACAACAATTCAATATAGTTCTGTGAACTCCTCTCAGGAACGCAGAGTTGTggaaggtcttgcgttgtcatggagagggcAAGCTTCACGAGCTTTCGTCTGTCTTGAAGTCACAAGCTAGCACGTCGTGGCAGAGCTCGTGACTTGTTTTGTACTGACATGCCGTTCACACGTTACATTATTTTCGTGTAAACGTTTCACTTTAGTTTCGTGAATGTCATTTTATTGCTCACGTCGCACTCGCAGGCACATTTTAGCTTCCAATAACGAGTATGTTACTTGTCACCAAGCATCCGTTGTGCCTCGGCGTCCGCTAAATTTCTAACAGTCCGCACATAGCAGAACAGATGCGTATTGTTAGTCTGTCTCAAAGACAGTGACCCTGTGTTCGTTTTGTGCTAAAGTTTCAACACTTTTAGAGAACATACACACAGTGCTTCGTGCACGGTATTGTCGTCAACCGTGTCTTTTTCACTATATAAAATCCAATATTTGCACTTCACTGAGTACAATAAAAAGTTTCACTTTCACAGTTTGACATAATTCGAGGTTAATTGCCTCGACTAGCAAATGCAGCCCTGACATTTTTAAATGCAAGTTAGACTGTTTTGCAGTTCACTCAGGgttcttcagttctcttctttataAATTACAGTTCATGGTTATGTTTGCATGTATACAAAATGTTTCTAACAGATTTTAGATaatactattatattttcgtcctaTCTGTGGTGCCACTTGTCtcccagagccaggctcgacttaaCAGAAACTTTGCCCAAATTGTTatctatgtattttttatttatttatttattacgtctAAGACGTTCATATAGGCTCAAAGTGCAGGCTCCTATGTTTAGTGCTGCCTAACGAATTGCAAATGAACcataattatttaaagaaaaaatctTAGTAATTTTAGTCAAGGTTACATTTTACAAGGGCCTATCTTTAGAAGCGTATGTTAAATGCTTAATTTTCGGCACACACGACACATGAGGTATCTTTGGTGTCAGCGCAACCTACTCTCATGTTCGCCTTTAAAATCAGTGCTCACACATCGCCCATGTTTTCAACATGTATCCTAAGGGCATAATATACAACATTTATATGTACATAATTCAACACCAACAAGAAATAACACTTTTTCtagacactaatgaaaaattcaaaTTCACATTCTTTCAGCATTTTGTGCTGTCATTTACGCTTGACTAAGTCTTTAGTATATACACAAACTTATGTCATACGTCACATTTTTGAACATCTTAAATGATTTCAATAGCAGTAGTGCTTTGCACTTGGTATAATTACTCGCATAAACTAACTTTAAATGCATGGTTTTCTCTACATACAAGTATTAAAATATTCTGTCTTCACAccagggagccggccgcggtggtctagcggttctggcgctgcagtccggaaccgccggactgctacggtcgcaggttcgaatcctgcctcggcatgggtgtgtgtgatgtccttaggttagttaggtttaagtagttctaagttctaggggacttatgacctaagatgttgagtcccatagtgctcagagccccttttCACACCAGGGAAAAAAATTAATCACTAGTTTAAACTACTATTTACAAATTTATGTACTGCTCTactgaaaaaaatctttttaaatctGTATGCGTGTACAGTTCTTTGAATCCCGCCTCCTTTTTGGACTATGGAACGGTGTAGTTAGCATGGAAAAACGACGTACTATGAGGCACTACTTCCATGTTGTAGTTATACCCCTTGTAGTACCCGGCATCTCCGAGGGCACATTCTCACATTGTGTTAGCAATTGAGTCCGTTCCTTTTGCTGTGCAGGAGACAAATATTCCGATACTAACACTTTACTATTTATGAATTCCCTTTTTTCTTCGGTGTTCTCatttgtaaatttattatattattattttggttCACATAAGAATACGTTTGAATGGATAACCTGCAAACTTTCCTGATTTACTCGAAAGCTTCggcagtatttgacgtggttttcTTGCGTGCGTGACATTGTCAATACGATTCGCTTACGCTTGTttacaagaaaaatggttcaaatggctctgagcactatgggacttaacttctgaggtcatcagtcccctagaacttggaactacttaaacctgaggacattacacacatccatgctcgaggcagaattcgaacctgcgaccgtagcggtcgcgtggttccagactgtagcgcctagaaccgctcggccacaccggccggcccttatttACAAGATTCAGTTATCCGTACAATCGGTTTGTTGACACTTCTGAGGCATGTTCATTAATTCATCCATAATGTTAACTCCATTATTGTACCTTAGCCTTTTTAGATTTGCGCCTTGTGTATGGTATGTGCTCTCATTACAAGCTCTCACAGCCAGCTAAGGAGAGCAGATTATGGCTGTTTTGGTGTGACACATCAGTTACAGTGGGTGGACAGTTGTCGGTCACCTCCACTATCCTCACGCTACGATTTTGATTATTATTACGATTGTTGGGTCTGCTATTTTGCCTCCCCTGTGGTGTAGTTTGATAAGCAGTATTATTTTGATATTATTGCTGGTTGCTGTAACCAGCCGTCATATTCGGAGGTTGTTTGGAACTATGTGCCCATTGTGGCGCCGTATTTGGTTTCCACTGCGTTGATTGTTCATTGTACTCGTGCCCTTGGTTACGGTTACTCTGACACTGCGGGTTACCGTTACCATTGTATCCGTGGTTCATTTGCCCGTCGtaatgtcttttcctacattgattTGTTAACCCATTACCATTATTCGGCTCTCGATTCCGTTGCCTCCATTCTTACGGTTACCATTACCGTTAGGGGTTTGGTTAGTACCGTTGCAGTTGTTTTCAGCTTTTTGCTTACTACAACCTGCATGATTAAATTTACCTTCGCTTTTCATGTCTTCGATAAGCAAATCTACAGAGTCAGAAAGCTCCATTGCCggtctcggtggccgtgcggttctaggcgctctgtccggaaccgcgtgactgctacggtcgcaggttcgaatcctgcctcgggcatggatgtgtgtgatgtccttaggttagttaggtttaagtagttccaagttctaggggactgatgaccacagatgttaagtcccatagtgctcagagccaaagctcCATAAACTGTTCAATGTCATATTCCGGCACATTAATAAAGTACTTTTTCATGTCACTaggtaatttcattttaatttgcCTTATTATGTCCCAATCAGACATTGGTTCATCCCAGTATCTAGTCTTattaatatacttttcaaaattGCGGAAGGTTCGAGGGTTCCCAGTCTTGGATTGAACATCTCAGAACTGTACAACTCTTTCCTTAACCTTTCCTGTATACAATTCGACCTGAACTTTTGTAAAAATGCGTACTCAAACTGCTGCTTGGCATGGCATTTCTCGGACGTGTCCGTTGCCAAGAGTGCCACGCCACGTTGTATTAGTGATACAATGAATTGAATTCTATGCCTTTCCGTCCATCCCCGTGGGCAAACATTATGGAAACTTTTAATGAGTACCACAGTGTGTACGGTCCGCTTTTCATTGTTGACTGGTTGAAACTGCCTATGTTTAACAACATTATCATCTTTACGGTACGGTGAATTACCACCTTCTGTCTCCATCCTTATATCCAGCGGTGAACAGTAAGGTATGCCGCACTGTGGACTGCTGTTGTCAACCGGTGGTGCATGCGCTAATCGCTTTGCACATTGTTTATGTTATTGCTCATTTCCAACCCAGGAATCTGACTGACTACGTGTCTTGGGATGTCAGCTTGCTTTCACAGTTCGGTGAGTCTCCTAGCGACATCTCTTCACCAATCGGATAACTCTGCTGGTACGCGTTACTGTATCTGAACTAATTCTATCTGAATTGCAGCAGCGCTGGCGTCGGTTTTCGCGCTCAGACCCGCTGACCCTTGTTCTACAGCTGATTTTATGCTTAATTCGATCTTTGATGAGATGTCGCCATCCTGTACAGATAGCCACTCATCGAACTCTTTTTCGACCTTTAGTACTTGGGCGTCTAGATGTTTGTCTATGTTCTGAGGTGCCTCAGGCTCTACATTTTTAACACGACTTGCCAAGTTTTGAACTTCGTTTTTAAGACAAGTGTGAGCTATTTGTAAATTTCGCATCTGACTAGTTAAGTTTTGGACTAGATCTGGTATTTCTTTGCACACACCACGCATTTCTACAAGTTTGGAATGTATACTACTCAGTTTTTTCCTAAAATATATTCTCTTTGTTCAAGTTTCCTGTCACGCTCTTGTTGTTTTTTCTCTAACATTTGTTCTCTTTGTTCAAGTTTCTGATCGAGTCGTTGCAAACATTCTGCGAAGAGGTCGGGAACAGGTGAACACACCGGTGTTCCACCCATCCTACCACTTGACTCGCCCCCCTGCACATGCAGTGAAGTTACTGGTATCACTTGTTCATTACTCTGCGGTGCATTATTTGGTATCCACAGAGCCTCATCCCCCGCTTTGAAAAGTAAATTTTCCGATGCGGTGGCATGGGATTcacttacattctgaacatttgtttTCTACTTCCATATCTAGCAAATGTTGCTCGTCAGATACTCGTGCCTTTGCCTGACCTACTTTACCCATCATGGACTTGTCATCTCTGTACAGGAATCCTACACGTGTGGTGGTACAATAACTAGTCTCCTGAGGCACTGTATGATAATTACAGGGGAAAAACATACAAATCAGCAATCATAGTCGCCAATACAGGTATCACGGTGACATAGATCGCACAAGTCCGCACAGAACACGTTGCAATAGCTGAAATCACACTGAGTAATTTCATCAATATACTCAAAACAGTCATATGCCATCGGACTCAAATGTCATGGAACCATTTTCAGACATACTAAGGAAGTGAGCACGTTTCTCTAGCTTCAAAAAATTCCCCGTACCCTCGGATATAAACGCCTGCTCTACCCTCTGACAAGCTAACGATACGGATACCAGAGGACAAACGACAGTTGGCACAATTAATGAATGTAGCCTTTTTCGGCTAATCAAGGCAGGACAAGCACCGACGTATTGTGGATATGCAGGAGGTACCAGCAATAAAGACATCTCTCTAGGTAATGGAACATCTGTAATACAGGTCACTCATTGGCAACTATTGTACTCTGTGGTCACAATACAATTATCAAACAAAcagcaacatacacacatacacactcgcaACAATGACAACGAATGCTGTTAGCAGAGCTAACTGGAAAATCTTCAGAGACACGATTGACAACTTCCCATTACATACTACCCGTGATAGTATTGACCACAGAACACACGTAATAAATAACTGATGCCTCCCTGGCTGCTTCCCGAGACTGAACCGTAGAATAACCCGAGGTTCGGTGAGGGGCAGCAGTGAGATGGATGGACTGCTATGGCCTGTTCTggaattgtgaaccactgaggtctacggcgggacgaagcctctccatcgtttctaggtccccagttcaatacatagtaCACACAATAAGTATGTTTGTACAAATGGTCCAAACTGCTGCAATCCCataaactaacaatagaagaaaatagcAACTAACGTGCTCCACAGCGCTGTCAACATTAAGAAAGGACTCACATATGAGGAGATATACTGTCCAAAAGCAAAGAACTGCAAGAAAAAGGACTCAGACTGCAACTGTACCGTGACgccaaacaatgataaaataatgaACTACACGATGAAGAACGATTGGGAAAATTTTCAAGAAATGTGTCTAAAGATGGTCCGTTGACTGCCTTTGGCACCAGTTCATAATATGGcttagaaaataaagaaattagaccGATAATAATAAATGTAGAGAGAACACTGTAAGACGAAATCATAAAGTTAGTCAAGTCTATTTGATGTGTGTGTTTAAGTTGTGTAAATGTTAGCCCTATAATATATCTAATTTGACGGTGGTTGACTAACACAGCGGTCATGTGACCAGTATTTAAAAAAGGGCAAGTAAGGCAAAGCTCGAGGTTCTTAGCCAGTGtgctgttgttcaaaatggttcaaatggctctgagcactatgcgacttaacttctaaggtcatcagtcccctagaacttagaactacttaaacctaactaacctaaggacatcacacacatccatgcccgagacaggattcgaacctgcgaccgtagcgcctttaaccgcttggccacaccggccggctgtgctgtTGTATTGGTACGGCGTTTTCAACATGTTTTGCGACCACACAGCCTTTCGGGTTTGATGTACGTTACGTTAGAAATATTTCGGTGTCCACCAGTCTGTGTCTCAGAATGCGTTGTATCTCAGAATGTTAGCGAACTACTAAACAGCCCGCTTATCAGCAATTCAATAATCTCCGACTGCAGTAAATTTGCCTCTGTTTAAAGATTTATATGTAGCTATGGAAATTTGTGATTTTCGTTGCATATTTTCGCTACGAACATTTAGTCCCCACTTAATACTGCCTACGAATGCACTGCTTAATCGTTCTGTGCAGTCTTCAATTAGTATTGCATCGAGTCACCAATCAATATATGGCCAGCATTCGAATATACATTTATCTGTGTTTATTTTGAGAGAATATGTGGTAAAAAATTATCCCATTGGTTATAGCCCACATCATTATACTACTGAATTACATCTTAGTGTTTACACTATAATGGTTATTAGTGATTTGTAATTTATTTGGTTGTTTCGCTAATATATAAACGCTTCAAAAGTGGTCCACACACCTACATTGGCTTCAAGTGATATTGCATGATAGAATCCGTTTTGGTCAAGAGAGaccactaaaaattaaaaaaaaattataaaatctaAGCTCTTGTACTTCCCCTCTGCTGCATTGGTAGCAACTAATTGATATCATCTGCGGGATAAGCAAATTCGTTGTTGCCAAAGCCGTACTCGACTTGCAGCTTTCTCAAAATGCATGTTAGCAACATTAATGTACCCATTTCTTTTTTTCACATTAGTATGTCGTATTTTATTAAGAAATTATAGgaagtaatgacaaaaataaactttattttcaacAGCACATTACTGACAATCGTACAGTTTAAtagaatatgcaaaataaatttCTAAAACAGGATAAGAGTTACGTTTCCTACAAAAGCTACATTCTCTAGCAATAGGTGTTTGGTATAATACAGAGATTAACAAtcactttttaaaatttataataaagcaACTGAAACTAGATGAAACTTACATTTTGAATGATATGATTACATTTAACATAATTAAATTTCTGAAAGTGTCTGAGAACATCAGACACATCATTGTTCTAAGACGCCCCCGGAAATTCTTAATGTATATCACACAGTAAATTGACAACAGCAGCTGGAAGTATCATAAGGCATTTGTTACCACATTTGTAAGTACATTAAGTAACATCATATGATGAATGGTAGATATTGCTTAGTTGTCAAGGATGTGTGACATCTTATGAAGAGAGTTGGCAGAATGAATACAAGGCGTCCGACTCTGTGGTGCAGCTTGCTTATGAAAGTTCTTTCAGATGGCGCTCGTAGTGCTCGAAATAGGTGCCGTCGGGGTCGTACTTGGCCTTCAGCTTCTCAAACACGTCCTTCTTGTTGTCCATTATGAACTTGACAACCTTATCGACTCTCGCTTTCTGCTTATCATTGCATTTCGAACACTCAGTCTGCAAGGCGTCCGGAATGACTCCCTTTAGTTCCTTACCCTCTGGGGTGCACCGTTCGTCACCATCGTCCAGCAGGCAGTCAATGTAATTGTTGAAGAGCCGATCATTGTTGAGGATCTCGTCCAGGTCCACATTGTCGTACTTGGTGGAGTACTTCCCTTCGTCGGCGGAAGTCAGTGGTACCGCAGTGGCGACCACCAGAATGAGTAGAGGAGCGAAGGCCTTCCACATCTCTGCAGGTAGCTGTCAGGGAGCCTGGGTAGGAAGAACACAAGAAGACTGCAGAAGTCAACTGCCGGCCTGAGGGGTTTTGCTCTCTTATAAAGGCAGCCAGAGGCGGGTGTAGACACCTCAGTTTCCGGACATGAATCACCTGCTGGCCGAGTTAGCAGGGCCACTGCCGTAATCTTCGAGCGTCACATCGCAGACGGAGACCTTGAGGTGCAGTAGCGTGGCGTTCCCACTAATGAACAGATATCGTAATCTTCTATCTCCGCAGCACTTTCCTGTCTGCGGTAGTTAATTGGCCTCCCACAAGTACTGTTTTCATTGTTACGTATTAGACTTTTGTAACATACATCTAGAGCTGACGAATTGGTATGTCAATGAAGTCGTATTCAGAAGACGCTAAATTCCAATTCATGTCCAGCGATGACTGATTGTGGCATTTCGTGGTGCCCATAAAGCATTATAAACGAATATCAGTGTTTATTAAGTAATTTTGCTGCTTCAGTCCCttatattttcctgtatttattctgCCACTATCCTACGCAACTTCATGAGGTATCTGGGACCTTAAAGctgaaaacactattttctttaacTTCAGTAAAGTACGAATGCGAAACAGGCATCTTCTTGCCTAATACATACAATCGACGTGATTCGGCACTTAGCTACCATTGTCAATAGACTTGCAGTTTCATCTGTATTGAAACTAATCTTGTCTGCGTGTTACTGTTACGTTACTTACAGAGATGTAGTAGAGATAAGACGTTTCTGAAACAATGACACTCACCCTCTGCCTGGTTATTGTTTGCCTGTCACTGTCCTGTGAGGAGCTGTGTTTCTCCAGAGTTTCAATGCAGCGTAACTATTTATGAATCTCTTGCGTATAGTAGACTTAATACTTATCTAATAATTCAAGTATGTGTAAAACGTGATGTCTGGCGTTCACACAACACCACGAATGTCAACAAACTGAGTTCTGATAAAAGCGAGTACTGAGAACTGTGTACCAAAGCGTTATACCTTTTGGTAGCAGTGATAGATGTGAGTTCGATAGTGTGTTATAACAAGAGTGCGAATCTTTAAAACACAGTTACCATTCTGA
This region includes:
- the LOC126094384 gene encoding ejaculatory bulb-specific protein 3-like; this translates as MWKAFAPLLILVVATAVPLTSADEGKYSTKYDNVDLDEILNNDRLFNNYIDCLLDDGDERCTPEGKELKGVIPDALQTECSKCNDKQKARVDKVVKFIMDNKKDVFEKLKAKYDPDGTYFEHYERHLKELS